Proteins encoded in a region of the Methanobrevibacter millerae genome:
- a CDS encoding MBL fold metallo-hydrolase, with product MNSNNIVFIQGYHIDCNYYLIDDMLVDTGSGYYDDYLTSQLEKHGVKPEDISLVVNTHCHFDHMGGNHLFENAEIAIHRLDAISIKNKDDLGTSMNVFDNPGNLRVDTELEDGDEIRGFKVIHTPGHTAGGICLWDGVNLISGDTIFSHGGVGRFDIGGNYDDLKESVFKLTKLDVVNLLPGHGPIVEGNGSQHVKLSYSQF from the coding sequence ATGAATTCCAATAATATTGTATTTATTCAAGGTTATCACATTGATTGTAATTACTATTTGATTGATGATATGTTGGTCGATACAGGATCAGGTTATTACGATGACTATTTGACATCACAGCTTGAAAAGCATGGTGTTAAACCTGAAGACATTTCTTTGGTTGTCAATACTCATTGTCATTTTGACCATATGGGAGGAAACCACCTTTTTGAAAATGCAGAGATTGCAATTCATAGGTTGGATGCGATTTCTATAAAAAATAAGGATGATTTGGGAACTTCCATGAACGTATTTGACAATCCAGGCAATTTGAGGGTTGACACTGAGTTGGAAGATGGGGATGAAATCAGAGGATTTAAAGTCATTCACACTCCGGGTCACACTGCTGGAGGAATCTGCCTGTGGGATGGTGTTAATTTGATTTCCGGAGATACCATATTTTCCCATGGTGGTGTTGGAAGATTTGATATCGGCGGAAATTATGATGATTTAAAAGAATCTGTTTTTAAACTAACAAAATTGGATGTAGTTAACTTGCTTCCAGGACACGGACCTATTGTGGAAGGAAATGGAAGTCAACATGTTAAATTATCATACAGTCAATTTTAA
- the hjc gene encoding Holliday junction resolvase Hjc: MAKKGSAEERDLVHKLWERNFAAMRAPASGGATKRPLPDVVAGNGKLYLAIEVKTTTKDKIYIDGDQIDALLEFSNIFGAKSYIGVKFKYTKWLFLEPENTERTRNGNYKVEKDFALEKGLEIDEIAGIDKQMKFE, encoded by the coding sequence TTGGCAAAGAAAGGTTCTGCTGAAGAAAGAGATTTAGTGCATAAACTTTGGGAGAGAAATTTTGCAGCTATGAGAGCTCCCGCCTCTGGAGGAGCTACTAAAAGACCTTTGCCGGATGTTGTTGCAGGAAATGGTAAATTATACTTGGCCATTGAAGTAAAAACAACAACAAAAGACAAGATTTACATTGATGGAGATCAAATAGATGCTCTTTTGGAATTTTCTAATATTTTTGGTGCCAAATCATATATAGGAGTCAAATTCAAATATACTAAATGGCTATTTTTAGAACCTGAAAACACTGAAAGAACAAGAAACGGTAATTATAAGGTTGAAAAAGACTTTGCCTTAGAAAAAGGTTTGGAAATAGATGAAATTGCTGGCATTGATAAGCAAATGAAATTTGAATAA
- a CDS encoding radical SAM protein, protein MDSNIFDLIKDANDLTLKKHGDLVTLERAVFLSWWCDKGDCAFCYMSTQKDKIKDPRKARRNVSNIYAEAEMCKRLNWNIEFLSGGYKSFTTQEIKEIATKIKYITGDGVWLNTGITDELEEYGSEIKGITGAVEVANPQIHNNVCPSKSLNDISSMLDTAGDLGFKKAITIILGLGETLDDVEYVTDYIREHEIDRVIFYSLNPHKETIYADKSQPASLYYAQVVARVRLEFPEIEIICGTWIDNLANIGILILSGANGITKFPLFKMFGTKYGKRVEEEVKWAGRQLKGTFTDKSKLGEMKSDVSPDLDKFIKRYIKESLKNKY, encoded by the coding sequence ATGGATTCCAATATATTCGATTTAATCAAAGATGCCAATGATTTGACCTTGAAAAAACATGGCGATTTAGTTACATTAGAGCGTGCAGTGTTTTTATCATGGTGGTGCGACAAGGGAGACTGTGCATTCTGTTACATGTCTACCCAAAAGGATAAAATCAAAGATCCAAGAAAGGCAAGGCGAAATGTAAGTAACATTTATGCAGAGGCTGAAATGTGCAAACGCCTGAACTGGAATATTGAATTTCTATCTGGAGGATACAAGTCATTCACCACACAGGAAATAAAAGAAATTGCCACAAAAATTAAATATATTACCGGCGATGGTGTTTGGCTGAATACTGGAATCACTGATGAATTGGAAGAATACGGATCTGAAATCAAAGGAATAACAGGTGCCGTTGAGGTAGCAAATCCCCAAATTCATAATAATGTATGTCCAAGTAAAAGCCTAAATGATATCAGCAGCATGCTGGATACTGCAGGAGATTTAGGATTCAAAAAGGCAATAACCATCATATTAGGCCTTGGCGAAACATTGGATGATGTAGAATATGTAACTGACTACATTCGAGAACATGAAATCGATAGAGTAATTTTTTACTCACTCAATCCCCACAAAGAAACCATCTATGCAGACAAATCACAACCCGCATCACTTTATTATGCTCAGGTAGTTGCAAGAGTGCGTTTGGAATTTCCAGAAATTGAAATAATATGCGGAACATGGATTGATAACCTCGCCAACATTGGAATTTTAATATTAAGCGGAGCCAATGGAATAACAAAATTCCCTCTTTTTAAAATGTTTGGAACAAAATATGGAAAAAGAGTTGAAGAAGAAGTCAAATGGGCTGGAAGACAATTAAAAGGAACATTTACCGATAAATCAAAATTAGGCGAAATGAAAAGTGATGTTTCACCGGATTTGGATAAATTTATTAAAAGATATATTAAAGAATCTCTGAAAAATAAATACTAA
- the gatB gene encoding Asp-tRNA(Asn)/Glu-tRNA(Gln) amidotransferase subunit GatB: protein MMCGLEIHVQLETESKLFCDCPTNFNEAPINQNICPICLNQPGAKPHPTNQHAIENALMIALMLNCKIDQGFTYFMRKHYDYPDLSSGYQRTSVPIGYEGELNGIRIREIHIEEDPGQYKPDRGIVNFNRSGIPLVEIVTEPDITSPEEARNFLKEIIRVLQYSGAARGENSMKADVNISLNGGNRVEMKNVNSIKGAYRALKFEIVRQKNLIKRGVEIQQETRAYIESQMITTRMRLKEDADDYRFIPDPDLPPMEIPDELIQKVADIMPEAPHHKVERFVKDYGIDEESAKVLTSELDLAIAYEEVVKEIDPVFAAKWMRDELKRVLSYNKLDYADSGITVEHLVEFLNMLQNKEITTKAGQRIIEQMPNNEKSPKEIAEELGLLGVVKDDEVLAAVKQAIDENPKAVQDYHDGQKASLNFLVGQVMRLTRGKADPGETVKLLKENL, encoded by the coding sequence ATGATGTGTGGACTTGAAATCCACGTACAATTAGAAACGGAATCAAAATTATTCTGTGATTGCCCAACAAATTTTAATGAGGCACCAATCAATCAAAACATATGTCCAATTTGTTTAAATCAGCCGGGGGCTAAACCACACCCGACCAATCAACATGCAATAGAAAATGCATTGATGATTGCTTTAATGTTGAACTGTAAGATAGACCAAGGTTTTACATATTTCATGAGAAAGCATTACGATTATCCTGATTTATCTTCAGGATATCAAAGAACATCCGTACCTATAGGTTATGAAGGAGAATTGAATGGAATCCGAATTAGGGAAATCCACATTGAAGAAGACCCTGGTCAATACAAACCTGACAGAGGTATTGTTAACTTTAACCGTTCAGGAATTCCTTTAGTGGAAATTGTTACAGAACCTGATATCACATCTCCTGAAGAAGCTAGAAACTTTTTAAAAGAAATCATTCGTGTTTTACAATACAGCGGTGCTGCACGTGGAGAAAATTCAATGAAAGCAGACGTTAACATTTCATTAAATGGTGGAAATAGAGTGGAAATGAAAAACGTTAACTCCATCAAAGGTGCATACAGAGCATTGAAATTTGAAATTGTAAGACAAAAAAATCTCATCAAAAGAGGTGTTGAAATCCAACAGGAAACTCGTGCTTACATTGAAAGCCAAATGATTACCACAAGAATGAGATTAAAAGAAGATGCTGACGATTATAGATTTATCCCAGACCCGGATTTACCTCCAATGGAAATTCCAGATGAATTGATTCAAAAAGTAGCAGACATCATGCCTGAAGCTCCTCACCACAAAGTGGAAAGATTCGTTAAAGATTATGGAATTGATGAGGAATCCGCTAAGGTATTGACCTCAGAGCTTGACTTGGCAATAGCTTATGAAGAAGTTGTAAAAGAAATTGATCCAGTATTTGCTGCTAAATGGATGAGAGATGAACTTAAAAGAGTATTATCATACAACAAATTAGATTATGCTGACAGCGGAATTACTGTTGAACATTTAGTTGAATTCCTAAACATGCTTCAAAATAAAGAAATCACAACAAAAGCAGGCCAAAGAATAATCGAACAAATGCCAAACAATGAAAAATCTCCTAAAGAAATTGCTGAGGAATTAGGATTGCTTGGTGTTGTCAAAGACGATGAAGTGTTGGCTGCAGTCAAACAGGCTATTGATGAAAATCCTAAAGCAGTGCAGGATTATCACGATGGTCAGAAAGCTTCACTCAATTTCCTTGTTGGTCAGGTCATGAGATTGACTCGTGGAAAAGCTGATCCTGGTGAAACTGTAAAGCTTTTAAAAGAAAATTTATAA
- a CDS encoding CBS domain-containing protein: protein MAEKKSFVKDYMTKNVISVSPDTPTEQIITLMKESHHNSYPVVENNKLVGMVTAFDIVAKDWQDYVSGIMSTKLVVANENLSINDASRVMFRRGISRMPVVDENGVLVGIITNTDMVRSHIERSTPNKVEYFKNTMEQLYGIKTTLKRMKVPTDKLRPTQDRVYADELEGRSYELKMGLAEPAIVVKTGERWILVDGHHRAVASKQMGCETVDSYVVDLGQDIKLGMEKTADKAGIRKFEDINIIDDDKHPLIAITESIQDSEAHGE from the coding sequence ATGGCAGAAAAAAAATCATTTGTAAAAGATTACATGACAAAAAATGTTATCAGTGTTTCTCCAGATACTCCAACGGAACAGATTATCACTTTGATGAAGGAAAGTCACCACAACAGTTATCCTGTTGTTGAAAATAACAAACTTGTAGGAATGGTAACAGCATTCGATATTGTAGCTAAAGATTGGCAAGATTACGTTAGTGGAATAATGAGTACTAAACTGGTTGTCGCTAATGAAAACTTATCCATTAATGATGCATCTCGCGTAATGTTTAGACGTGGAATATCAAGAATGCCTGTTGTTGATGAAAATGGAGTATTAGTGGGCATAATAACTAATACAGATATGGTTCGTTCACATATTGAAAGATCAACACCAAATAAAGTGGAATACTTTAAGAATACCATGGAACAGTTATACGGTATCAAAACCACACTGAAAAGAATGAAAGTTCCAACTGACAAGTTAAGACCTACACAGGATAGAGTTTATGCAGACGAACTTGAAGGAAGAAGTTATGAATTAAAAATGGGATTGGCTGAACCTGCAATTGTTGTAAAGACAGGAGAGAGATGGATTTTAGTTGACGGACACCACAGAGCTGTAGCTTCAAAACAGATGGGATGTGAAACCGTAGACTCATATGTTGTGGATTTAGGCCAGGACATCAAGTTAGGTATGGAAAAAACCGCAGACAAAGCAGGAATTCGGAAATTTGAAGACATCAATATTATTGATGATGACAAACACCCATTGATTGCTATTACAGAAAGTATCCAGGACAGTGAAGCACATGGCGAATGA
- the hisE gene encoding phosphoribosyl-ATP diphosphatase translates to MANEQIIREVWEVLESRRDNPIDSYTSKIMQDSDKKAEDKILEKVAEEAGEVLIASKNDENLVYESVDLIFHTLLLLVYKGVEIDELFEEFERRRK, encoded by the coding sequence ATGGCGAATGAACAAATAATCAGAGAAGTATGGGAAGTCCTTGAAAGCAGAAGGGACAATCCAATTGATTCATACACATCAAAAATAATGCAGGACAGCGATAAAAAAGCAGAAGATAAAATACTTGAAAAAGTCGCTGAAGAGGCAGGAGAAGTATTAATAGCTAGTAAAAACGATGAAAATCTTGTTTACGAATCTGTTGATTTGATTTTCCATACATTATTATTGCTCGTTTATAAAGGTGTTGAAATAGACGAATTGTTTGAAGAATTTGAAAGAAGAAGAAAATAA
- a CDS encoding CDP-glycerol glycerophosphotransferase family protein, producing MDKFKFSVVIAAYNSDLWISKTINSLIDQTLDFKKNIQIIIVNDASTDNTDKICNRFKAKYPKNIKYIVNDENLGPSETRNIGLKHATGKYINFLDSDDYVTSTTFRAILNFFNEHEDVVDMVSIPIHFFGEKKGEHILNFKYDKNKVVNLFEHPNHIQLSSSSCFFKREAIGDLKFNSNISVSEDVVFINQMLLKNPNIGFCVGGKYYYRKREEKSSLIDNSSIKKDYFNDRAKYYFKFLIDKSIEEYGEVPLFIQYTIMYDLQWMFAISSVNKILTIVEIKQLRKQLHEIIQYIDDKVIYDQNDLTDILKANILFFKYKNQKNTPEYKELENTVVKKLKLNTVYIDIYEIVDNTLYVLGDLHTILKNTVDVYVNDEKIELNELKFPQRDKYSLSYKYATNYSFEFEIPLDIEKEYEIKFKSNNLDLYVDFSRPCNFSTVVGYAKTKDYLSSLEGKCIKIKRKTTVGWIKKEFKTISGMLRKQEKGYKTGVPLRVMYIIAYPFLRNKRIWLFMDLPAMADDNGREIFSYAQDKDPNIKKYFVLRKDSKDLDDMKKIGNVLHFKSIKHRFIALFAEKIITSHPDNNIIYPFWGNYPYFAGLLKSQTIFLQHGITKDNVSSWLNKYDKHLAIFLTVSKLEYKSIFEYPYNYKRETVKLLGFPRFDKLEKKEDSREILIMPSWRRYLKFKSNEVILNSQFFKRFNSLINNEKLIEAAEKYNYTIVFKPHPNVYDFIDLFDRNPRVKIDYEHEKYKKVFNHSSLLITDYSSVAFDFAYLNKPVLYYHYSEDYHFNLKESYFNYETMGFGEVCKSEDELVNEIIEYMKTNCEIKEEYVKRIKAYFLFNDKNNSMRVYDAIRRLPRKQ from the coding sequence ATGGATAAATTCAAGTTTTCTGTAGTTATTGCTGCATATAATTCAGATTTATGGATTTCAAAAACAATTAATAGCTTAATTGACCAAACACTTGATTTTAAAAAAAATATCCAAATCATCATCGTCAATGATGCCAGTACAGATAATACGGACAAAATTTGCAATAGATTCAAAGCAAAATATCCGAAAAATATTAAGTACATAGTTAATGATGAAAATTTAGGTCCATCAGAAACCAGAAACATTGGTCTTAAGCATGCTACAGGAAAATACATTAATTTTTTAGACAGTGATGATTATGTCACATCAACTACTTTTAGAGCCATTTTGAACTTTTTCAATGAACATGAAGATGTTGTCGATATGGTTTCAATACCGATACATTTTTTTGGTGAAAAAAAAGGAGAGCATATTCTCAACTTCAAATATGACAAAAATAAGGTCGTTAACCTATTTGAACATCCAAATCACATACAATTGTCATCATCATCATGTTTTTTTAAAAGAGAGGCAATTGGAGATTTGAAATTCAATTCAAACATTTCGGTATCTGAAGATGTTGTTTTTATAAATCAGATGCTTTTAAAAAATCCCAATATTGGTTTTTGTGTTGGCGGCAAGTATTATTATAGAAAAAGAGAAGAAAAATCCTCCCTTATCGATAATTCTTCCATCAAAAAGGATTATTTCAATGATCGTGCTAAATATTATTTCAAATTCTTAATTGACAAAAGCATTGAGGAATACGGTGAAGTTCCATTATTTATCCAATACACCATAATGTATGATTTACAGTGGATGTTTGCTATCTCATCAGTCAATAAAATTCTAACGATAGTGGAAATCAAACAGCTGAGAAAACAGCTTCATGAAATTATTCAATATATTGACGATAAAGTAATATATGACCAAAATGATTTGACAGATATTTTAAAGGCAAACATATTATTTTTCAAATACAAAAATCAGAAAAATACTCCAGAATATAAAGAATTAGAAAATACTGTAGTCAAAAAACTAAAGTTGAATACAGTTTATATTGATATCTATGAAATCGTAGATAATACATTATATGTTTTAGGAGATTTGCACACAATATTAAAAAATACTGTTGATGTTTATGTTAACGATGAAAAAATTGAATTGAATGAATTGAAATTCCCACAAAGAGATAAATACAGTTTAAGCTATAAATATGCAACCAATTATTCCTTTGAATTTGAAATTCCATTGGACATTGAAAAGGAATATGAAATAAAATTTAAATCTAATAATCTTGATTTGTATGTGGATTTCTCCAGACCTTGTAATTTTTCAACGGTTGTTGGCTATGCAAAAACCAAAGATTACTTGTCTTCACTGGAAGGTAAATGCATCAAAATTAAAAGAAAAACCACTGTTGGTTGGATAAAAAAAGAATTTAAAACCATTTCAGGGATGCTTAGAAAACAGGAAAAAGGATATAAAACTGGTGTGCCTTTAAGAGTAATGTATATAATTGCATATCCTTTCCTTAGAAACAAAAGAATATGGCTATTTATGGATTTGCCTGCAATGGCAGATGATAACGGAAGAGAAATCTTTTCATATGCGCAAGACAAAGACCCGAACATTAAAAAATATTTTGTTTTACGAAAAGACAGTAAAGATTTAGATGATATGAAAAAAATAGGTAATGTTTTACATTTTAAATCTATAAAACATCGTTTTATTGCATTGTTTGCTGAAAAAATCATTACTTCACACCCCGACAACAACATCATTTACCCATTCTGGGGAAATTATCCCTATTTTGCGGGACTATTGAAATCCCAAACAATATTTTTACAGCACGGGATCACCAAAGACAATGTTTCATCCTGGTTAAACAAATATGATAAGCATCTGGCAATTTTTTTGACCGTTTCAAAGCTCGAATATAAATCAATTTTTGAATATCCTTACAATTATAAAAGAGAAACAGTCAAGTTGCTCGGTTTTCCTAGGTTTGACAAGCTTGAAAAAAAAGAGGATTCAAGAGAAATTTTAATTATGCCTTCATGGAGAAGATATCTTAAATTTAAATCCAATGAAGTTATTTTAAACTCACAATTTTTTAAAAGATTCAATTCATTGATAAATAATGAAAAATTAATTGAAGCTGCTGAAAAATACAATTATACAATTGTTTTTAAACCCCACCCGAATGTTTATGATTTTATAGATTTATTTGACAGAAATCCGCGAGTTAAAATAGACTATGAACACGAAAAATATAAAAAAGTATTTAATCATAGCTCCCTTTTAATTACAGATTACTCCTCTGTTGCATTTGATTTTGCATATTTGAACAAGCCGGTTTTATATTATCATTACAGTGAAGACTATCACTTCAACTTGAAGGAAAGTTATTTCAATTATGAAACTATGGGCTTTGGTGAGGTTTGCAAAAGCGAAGATGAACTTGTTAACGAAATCATTGAATACATGAAAACCAATTGTGAGATAAAAGAAGAATATGTAAAGCGCATCAAAGCATATTTCCTGTTCAATGACAAGAACAATTCAATGAGAGTTTATGATGCCATAAGAAGGCTCCCTAGGAAACAATGA
- a CDS encoding N-acetyltransferase has translation MEYVIFNPEIHDSKLIAEYRYEVDFRTFDMLFKNKQKAISTIEKSIKQDDCIKLIYDNDEIIGMLTCYTHDKKPKSRINSLRLLIVGILDHFVLCDIKKGDLYIAEIAIDKNHRSKGYGSKVIHDVLDYARKNNYKRVILDADFRNTGAKALYEKIGFKVFNKKSFLKRGMYNMEFIVS, from the coding sequence ATGGAATATGTGATTTTTAATCCTGAAATTCATGATTCAAAACTGATTGCAGAATACAGGTATGAAGTCGACTTCAGGACTTTTGACATGCTTTTTAAAAACAAACAAAAGGCCATTTCGACAATTGAAAAAAGCATAAAGCAGGATGACTGCATAAAATTAATCTATGATAATGATGAAATAATAGGGATGCTGACTTGCTATACTCATGACAAAAAGCCAAAATCTCGTATCAATTCATTAAGGCTGTTGATAGTTGGTATCCTGGATCATTTTGTATTGTGCGACATTAAAAAGGGTGATTTGTATATTGCAGAAATTGCCATAGATAAAAATCACCGCTCAAAAGGATACGGAAGCAAGGTAATTCATGATGTTTTGGATTATGCCCGTAAAAATAACTATAAAAGAGTAATTTTGGATGCTGATTTTAGAAATACCGGTGCAAAGGCTTTGTATGAAAAAATAGGCTTTAAGGTCTTTAATAAAAAATCCTTCCTAAAAAGGGGAATGTACAATATGGAGTTCATTGTTTCCTAG
- the larB gene encoding nickel pincer cofactor biosynthesis protein LarB, whose translation MREILEKLINEEIDIKTAENLIKSQTILEFDEIARFDSKRQDRTGFPEAVFAPSKDYDDLLLIIKSYFESEDPQNLIITKLSFERYERLLDDLDFPDLIFDYNKKAQILVIRVDESKTEPVAKIGIITAGTSDINIAEEAKVIVEEGGCEAITSYDIGVAGIHRLFPQIAYMMREGVDVLIVCAGMEGALPSVVAGLVDIPVIAVPTSVGYGVGEGGRVALDSMLQSCAPGIAVVNIDNGFGAAVFALTIVKSR comes from the coding sequence ATGAGGGAAATACTTGAAAAATTAATCAATGAGGAAATTGATATAAAAACTGCAGAAAACCTGATAAAATCACAGACAATACTGGAATTTGATGAAATTGCCAGGTTCGACTCCAAACGTCAGGACAGAACCGGTTTTCCAGAGGCTGTTTTTGCACCAAGCAAGGACTATGATGACCTGCTTTTAATCATTAAAAGTTACTTTGAAAGTGAAGACCCTCAAAACTTAATAATTACAAAACTGTCTTTTGAAAGATATGAAAGGTTATTGGATGACTTGGATTTTCCAGATTTAATTTTTGACTACAATAAAAAGGCTCAAATTTTAGTCATAAGGGTTGATGAAAGCAAAACTGAACCTGTGGCTAAAATTGGAATTATAACTGCTGGAACTTCAGACATAAACATTGCAGAAGAAGCAAAGGTAATCGTTGAGGAAGGGGGATGCGAAGCAATAACCTCCTATGATATAGGGGTTGCCGGAATCCACAGGCTTTTCCCGCAAATTGCATATATGATGCGGGAAGGTGTTGATGTGTTGATTGTATGTGCCGGAATGGAAGGGGCGCTGCCGTCAGTTGTTGCGGGTCTTGTTGACATACCTGTAATTGCCGTTCCAACGTCTGTCGGATATGGCGTAGGTGAAGGCGGTCGTGTTGCACTTGATTCAATGCTTCAGTCATGTGCACCCGGCATTGCTGTGGTGAACATTGACAACGGATTTGGGGCAGCTGTATTTGCATTAACTATTGTAAAGAGTAGATAA
- the hypF gene encoding carbamoyltransferase HypF, whose protein sequence is MTAKKILTQGIVQGVGFRPYVYRLATDLNLNGYVRNLGNVVEIILEGNDIDLFIERLQNELPPIARIDSIKVLDIDEKDYDDFKIVESSDSYSGVSVIPPDIAICDSCLGEIRNPQDRRYKYPFNACTDCGPRFTVIDSVPYDRDKTSMDEFPLCDECLVEYRNPLDRRYHGEAICCSDCGPQMAIYNGNSMIESDNPIKLGADKLKEGKILAIKGIGGTHLVVDAYNDNAITELRSRLNRPNQAFAVMSSDLNAIKRYAKLSAREIETITSNKRPIVILKKNDNYNFPESLSPGLHNIGVMLPYSPMHYLLFDEGEIDTYVMTSANIPGEPMMIDNEEIINGISDYSLIHNRNILNRCDDSVIRFRNDELSFIRRSRGYTPEPYTINYDVNDLNVLSLGPELDVTFCLATEGIAYPSQHIGNTNKVKTLDFLKSSIKHMKRITKICNIDAVACDLHPQFFTTKLAYEFGVDVIPVQHHHAHAVALANDHEVDEMIVIAADGTGYGDDHTSWGGEILYTDIKDYERMAHLERQKMPGGDLATRYPIRMLLSILKDEKMIKNYVKHFKYGEIEIKNIFRQLDAGINVGVTTSTGRVLDSVSAALEICNERTYEGEASMKLESAAYYSTNDLELPLIIEDNVLNTSEILREVVNLYSKGYKKSDIACAAQKTIAEGLSELAIQSADKKGLEDIGATGGVFYNEAITDAVKNYIESKEYNFLQHKNTCCGDGSVSLGQAIVAKIKK, encoded by the coding sequence ATGACAGCAAAAAAGATTTTAACTCAAGGAATTGTTCAGGGTGTCGGCTTTAGACCATATGTATATAGATTAGCCACTGATTTGAATTTGAATGGCTATGTCAGAAATTTGGGAAATGTGGTTGAAATCATCCTTGAAGGAAATGATATTGACTTGTTTATTGAAAGGCTTCAAAATGAATTGCCTCCAATAGCTAGAATTGACTCCATCAAAGTCCTTGACATTGATGAAAAGGATTATGATGATTTTAAGATTGTTGAAAGTTCAGATTCATATTCCGGAGTAAGTGTAATTCCACCGGACATTGCAATCTGCGACAGCTGTCTTGGAGAAATCAGAAACCCTCAAGACAGACGCTACAAATATCCTTTCAATGCATGCACAGACTGCGGACCCAGATTTACCGTAATCGACAGCGTTCCATATGACAGGGACAAGACATCAATGGATGAGTTTCCCCTTTGTGATGAGTGTTTGGTTGAGTACAGAAATCCCCTTGACAGACGTTATCATGGCGAGGCGATATGCTGCAGCGACTGCGGACCTCAAATGGCAATATATAATGGGAATTCCATGATTGAATCAGATAATCCCATCAAGTTAGGTGCCGACAAGTTAAAAGAAGGTAAAATCTTAGCAATAAAAGGTATTGGTGGAACACATCTTGTTGTTGATGCATATAATGATAATGCAATAACAGAATTAAGATCAAGATTAAACAGGCCAAACCAGGCTTTTGCTGTTATGAGCAGTGATTTGAATGCCATAAAGAGGTATGCGAAATTATCTGCTAGAGAAATCGAAACCATCACTTCCAACAAAAGGCCAATTGTTATTTTAAAGAAAAATGATAATTATAACTTCCCGGAAAGCCTATCACCAGGCCTTCACAACATTGGAGTAATGCTTCCATACTCCCCGATGCATTATCTTCTCTTTGATGAAGGAGAAATTGACACCTATGTTATGACTTCCGCAAACATCCCAGGCGAGCCAATGATGATTGACAATGAAGAAATCATCAACGGCATCAGCGACTATTCATTGATTCATAACCGTAATATCCTAAACCGATGCGATGATTCGGTAATCAGGTTCAGAAATGATGAGCTTTCATTCATTCGCCGTTCAAGAGGATATACTCCGGAGCCATACACGATAAATTATGATGTAAATGACTTGAATGTCTTATCCTTAGGTCCGGAACTTGATGTTACATTTTGTCTTGCAACTGAAGGCATTGCATACCCATCACAGCATATCGGAAATACCAATAAAGTAAAGACACTTGATTTCCTTAAAAGTTCTATCAAGCATATGAAAAGAATAACAAAGATATGCAATATAGATGCAGTTGCATGTGATTTACACCCACAATTTTTCACAACGAAATTGGCTTATGAATTTGGAGTTGATGTAATCCCAGTCCAGCACCATCATGCACATGCTGTCGCCCTTGCAAACGACCATGAAGTTGATGAGATGATTGTAATAGCTGCAGACGGAACCGGATATGGCGATGACCACACAAGCTGGGGAGGAGAAATTCTCTACACTGACATTAAAGATTATGAGAGAATGGCTCACCTGGAAAGACAGAAGATGCCTGGCGGAGACCTTGCAACAAGGTACCCAATCAGAATGCTTTTAAGCATCTTAAAAGATGAAAAGATGATTAAAAATTATGTAAAGCATTTCAAATATGGAGAAATCGAAATCAAAAATATATTCAGACAGCTTGATGCAGGAATCAATGTAGGAGTGACCACAAGTACTGGAAGAGTTCTTGATTCAGTTTCAGCAGCTTTGGAAATATGCAATGAAAGAACATATGAAGGTGAAGCATCAATGAAGCTTGAATCAGCAGCATATTATTCAACAAATGATTTAGAATTGCCTTTGATTATTGAAGATAACGTTTTAAATACCTCTGAAATTCTTCGTGAGGTTGTTAATTTATATTCAAAAGGATATAAAAAATCAGACATTGCCTGCGCCGCTCAAAAAACAATAGCTGAAGGGTTAAGCGAGCTTGCAATCCAATCCGCAGACAAGAAAGGACTTGAAGATATTGGAGCAACAGGTGGAGTGTTTTATAATGAAGCAATTACTGATGCAGTGAAAAATTATATTGAATCCAAGGAGTATAATTTCCTGCAACATAAAAACACATGCTGCGGAGACGGTTCAGTTAGCCTAGGTCAGGCAATTGTTGCAAAAATTAAAAAATAG